CCACTTTGCCTTTGCAGCATACATCGAGTATATATTTTCTGAACAATACATCTTCTTCGCTCAGTTCATAGCCTTTGAAAATAGGCAGTTCCCCTTTTTCTATACTCGCATAGTAATCGCCCAGTTGCTTGTGGTTTTGTGCAAAGGCGTGGCCGGCATCGCTAATGCTGCTAACGCCCAAGCCAATGAGCAAGCGGGTTTGCTGCGTGGTGTAGCCCATAAAATTGCGGTGCAGGCTACCGTCTTGCCAAGCCTTGTACAATGGGTCGTGGGGCAATGCGTAATGATCCATGCCGATGTCGGCATAGCCTGCTGCAGTCAGCATGTTGCGGCCTGCTAAATACAAGGCCATTTTTTCGTCAGCTGATGGCAGGTCTTGTTCGTTATACAAACGCTGCCCACGGCTGGTCCAAGGAACGTGTGCATAACTGTAAAATGCGATACGGTCAGGTCGCAATGCAATCACTTCCTCTACCGTATGTTGCAAACCCGCCAAATGTTGCTTGGGCAAGCCATACACCAAATCGAAATTGACGGAAGTAAAACCAATGCGTCTGGCTTCGGTGGTTGCCCGCACCACATTTTCCAACGGCTGTATGCGGTTGATGATGCGCTGCACGGTTTCATCCAAATCCTGCACCCCATAGCTGATACGCCGGAAACCGAGTGCATACAACATGGCAAGATGTTCAGTAGTGGTATTGTTGGGATGGCCTTCAATGCTCAGTTCTGCATCGGTATGCAGGGTAGCGCCTTGCAGCAAAAACTGCATGAGGCGTTGCAAATTTTCCGGCGAAAAAAAGTAGGTGTACCACCGCCCAAATGCAATTCCCGAATCACAGGTGCATCACCCAATTGTTGCTGATAGAGCCGCCATTCTTTTTCCAACGCTTTCAGATATACATCTTCCACGCTGTGGTTGGTGGTAATTTTTTTGTTGCAACCGCAGTACGTACACAAGCTTTCGCAAAAAGGCAAGTGAATGTAGAGGCTGATGCCTTCACGGTGATTGCTGGCAGCAAAGGTTTCGCGGCAGCGT
The Phnomibacter ginsenosidimutans genome window above contains:
- a CDS encoding radical SAM protein; translation: MQFLLQGATLHTDAELSIEGHPNNTTTEHLAMLYALGFRRISYGVQDLDETVQRIINRIQPLENVVRATTEARRIGFTSVNFDLVYGLPKQHLAGLQHTVEEVIALRPDRIAFYSYAHVPWTSRGQRLYNEQDLPSADEKMALYLAGRNMLTAAGYADIGMDHYALPHDPLYKAWQDGSLHRNFMGYTTQQTRLLIGLGVSSISDAGHAFAQNHKQLGDYYASIEKGELPIFKGYELSEEDVLFRKYILDVCCKGKVEFDTAFSDVLEEHCKPALQALLADDLIEWQPNGITITATGRNFIRNIARCFDVHLLRQQADAPAKRFSQAV